The Gemmatimonadaceae bacterium genome has a segment encoding these proteins:
- the rbfA gene encoding 30S ribosome-binding factor RbfA, whose translation MAADHRRADRVAAAIREEVATFLAEEAKDPRITRLVTVTGAQVTRDLRHAKVFVSVMGSDADRKATFEGLASVATHLRARVGRALRLRLAPEIVFLPDESVERAARIESLLSQIKDGKTPPAPDGDTDD comes from the coding sequence GTGGCCGCCGACCACCGCCGCGCCGATCGCGTGGCCGCAGCGATCCGCGAGGAAGTTGCAACCTTCCTCGCCGAGGAGGCGAAGGATCCGCGCATCACGCGCCTTGTGACCGTGACGGGGGCGCAGGTCACTCGCGACCTGCGCCACGCCAAAGTGTTCGTGAGCGTGATGGGGTCCGACGCCGACCGCAAAGCGACGTTCGAGGGGCTGGCGAGCGTCGCGACGCATCTGCGCGCCCGCGTGGGACGCGCCCTGCGCTTGCGCCTCGCGCCCGAGATCGTGTTCCTCCCGGACGAAAGCGTCGAGCGGGCCGCGCGAATCGAGTCGTTGCTTTCGCAGATCAAAGATGGAAAGACGCCCCCGGCACCCGATGGAGACACGGACGACTGA
- the truB gene encoding tRNA pseudouridine(55) synthase TruB, whose protein sequence is METRTTDVAGLALVDKPAGMTSHDVVAVVRRATGAKRAGHAGTLDPFATGLLVVLLGRATRLIPHIQGEPKVYDATIRFGEETDTDDATGIAVRRADVPDDSAIARGVEHLTGDIAQMPPAYSAKSVDGVRAYAAARRGAPLELAPVRVVVHEWQLGALSGNDLNARITCGGGTYVRALARDLGRATGSAAHLVALRRVRSGAFSVEDAHSLDEYGDHAAALRPPLDAVSHLPVQQLTETELARVAHGNPVAVRTGGRTVSLVDETGALVAIAERHDDTLQPKTVIRDAG, encoded by the coding sequence ATGGAGACACGGACGACTGACGTCGCCGGGCTCGCGTTGGTCGACAAGCCCGCGGGCATGACCTCGCACGACGTGGTCGCGGTCGTTCGCCGAGCGACCGGCGCGAAGCGCGCGGGACACGCCGGCACGCTCGACCCCTTCGCCACGGGACTGCTCGTCGTGCTACTCGGCCGCGCAACCCGGCTCATTCCGCACATCCAGGGTGAACCCAAGGTCTACGACGCCACGATTCGGTTTGGCGAAGAGACCGACACCGACGACGCGACCGGTATCGCCGTGCGTCGAGCCGACGTTCCCGATGATTCCGCCATCGCGCGCGGCGTCGAGCATCTGACCGGCGACATTGCGCAAATGCCGCCGGCCTACTCGGCAAAGAGCGTCGACGGCGTGCGCGCCTACGCGGCCGCGCGCCGCGGCGCGCCGCTCGAGCTTGCACCCGTTCGCGTCGTCGTACACGAGTGGCAACTCGGTGCTCTCTCCGGAAACGACCTGAACGCGCGAATCACGTGTGGCGGGGGAACGTACGTTCGCGCGCTGGCCCGCGACCTCGGCCGCGCCACGGGCAGCGCGGCGCACCTCGTCGCGTTGCGGCGTGTTCGCAGCGGTGCGTTTTCCGTCGAAGACGCACACTCGCTCGACGAGTACGGCGATCACGCCGCCGCGCTTCGACCTCCACTCGACGCGGTGTCGCACCTTCCGGTGCAGCAGTTGACCGAAACCGAGCTCGCGCGGGTCGCGCACGGCAACCCGGTCGCCGTGCGCACCGGCGGTCGGACGGTTTCGCTAGTCGACGAAACCGGCGCGCTCGTCGCCATCGCCGAACGTCATGACGACACGCTCCAGCCGAAGACGGTGATTCGCGATGCCGGATGA
- a CDS encoding bifunctional riboflavin kinase/FAD synthetase, producing the protein MSPGQEAGGFPQLLDGAVVTVGTFDGVHLGHRDILRRLHEHAAETSCPPLLVTFRPHPLEVVNPSAAPMLLTPGVEQLDALADSGPLLVAALPFTPSLAAYSAESFVRDLLVRRYRVRRLVIGYDHGLGRGRSGDARFLAQIGAEIGFDVDVVAPTVDSRGVPVSSSAVRTAVAHGDLSHARAALGRHYSFRGVVVPGQQRGRDIGYPTLNLELGSSRKLLPPAGVYAVCAQTARGSFGGMMNLGPRPTFGEFDRTLEVHLFDVSGDWYGESVSVELVERLRDTTKFESIDALVSQLGRDADMARRALTQA; encoded by the coding sequence GTGAGCCCCGGACAAGAGGCGGGCGGTTTTCCGCAGCTACTCGATGGCGCCGTCGTCACCGTCGGCACGTTCGACGGCGTGCACCTCGGGCACCGCGACATTCTCCGCCGGCTGCACGAACACGCGGCGGAGACCTCGTGCCCGCCGCTGCTCGTGACGTTTCGCCCTCACCCGCTCGAGGTCGTCAACCCGTCGGCCGCGCCGATGTTGCTGACGCCCGGCGTCGAGCAGCTCGACGCGCTCGCCGACAGTGGTCCGCTGCTCGTCGCCGCTCTCCCGTTCACTCCGTCGCTCGCCGCGTACTCGGCCGAGTCGTTCGTCCGCGACCTGCTCGTTCGGCGATATCGGGTCCGCCGGCTGGTAATCGGCTACGACCACGGGCTCGGGCGGGGTCGGAGCGGTGATGCCCGCTTCCTCGCCCAGATCGGCGCCGAGATCGGGTTCGACGTCGACGTCGTCGCGCCGACCGTCGACTCGCGCGGTGTGCCGGTTTCTTCGAGCGCGGTCCGAACGGCGGTGGCGCACGGCGACCTCTCCCACGCTCGGGCGGCTTTGGGCCGCCACTACAGCTTCCGCGGTGTGGTCGTTCCGGGCCAGCAACGTGGGCGGGACATCGGCTATCCGACGCTCAATCTGGAGCTGGGTTCGTCGCGCAAACTTCTCCCTCCGGCCGGGGTATACGCCGTCTGCGCCCAGACGGCGCGCGGGTCCTTCGGCGGGATGATGAACCTCGGTCCACGCCCGACGTTCGGGGAGTTCGATCGAACGCTCGAAGTACATCTTTTCGACGTGTCAGGCGACTGGTATGGAGAATCGGTGAGCGTCGAGCTCGTCGAGCGGCTTCGCGACACGACGAAGTTCGAGTCGATCGACGCTCTGGTGAGCCAACTCGGCCGAGACGCCGATATGGCCCGCCGCGCGTTGACGCAAGCGTAA
- the secD gene encoding protein translocase subunit SecD has translation MPLKYRILIIVGLCLASIYLLFPRDVTTRYRGADGVLRVDTSRHVPLRRGLDLQGGMYLALEVDDSKQAIAPADKKEAINRALKTVRSRIDGFGVSEPVVQTQGDDRIVVQLPGIQDRERAERLMQDQAFLQFKITDKTQALERALPKLDQVIKQRGLSRKVDTTSKGQAATKGLQGLLTQADTGLRGKLSPATPAKKGDTSKKVVAAKKDTAKSDTANADSLKLQAGGAFSSLLQQGDTPGGFFVASENVPTLDAYLADSVVHAALPPGKEFLPGTDSQNLGGKVYKAYYLVDAKPIITGDYLKDARPNQQALEGTVVEFTLSNEGGRRFRNETGKHIGDYMAIILDDRVQGRPPVIQSAISTRGQITMGGKSLADAQDLALVLRAGALPVPLRVAEVRSIGPSLGQDSINKGLRASLIAVALVVIIMLVYYRFSGFLAVAALALYVLYTLAALAGFDAVLTLPGIAGFVLSIGIAVDANVLIFERIREELARGKTVRTAIDEGFRHAMPAIVDSNVSTILTAAVLYQYGTGPVKGFAVTLIAGIAASLFTSIFVVRTFYIIWLNRSRGAQALSI, from the coding sequence ATGCCCCTGAAGTATCGCATCCTCATCATCGTCGGGCTCTGTCTCGCCTCGATTTATCTGTTGTTCCCTCGCGACGTTACGACGCGCTATCGCGGCGCCGACGGCGTTCTCCGCGTCGACACCAGTCGACACGTTCCGCTGCGACGGGGGCTCGACCTGCAGGGCGGCATGTACCTCGCGCTCGAGGTCGACGACTCGAAGCAGGCCATCGCTCCGGCGGACAAGAAGGAAGCGATCAATCGCGCGCTCAAGACGGTGCGCTCGCGCATCGACGGATTCGGCGTTTCCGAACCTGTCGTGCAGACGCAGGGCGACGATCGGATCGTCGTTCAGCTTCCGGGCATTCAAGATCGCGAGCGAGCAGAGCGCTTGATGCAAGATCAGGCGTTCCTGCAATTCAAGATCACGGACAAGACGCAGGCGCTCGAACGCGCTTTGCCGAAGCTCGATCAGGTCATCAAGCAGCGCGGTCTGAGCCGAAAGGTTGATACGACTTCGAAGGGCCAGGCAGCCACGAAGGGACTTCAAGGTCTGCTGACCCAAGCCGACACAGGGCTTCGAGGCAAGCTGTCGCCGGCGACCCCGGCCAAGAAGGGGGATACGTCCAAGAAAGTCGTCGCCGCCAAGAAAGACACCGCCAAGAGCGATACGGCGAACGCGGATTCGCTCAAGCTACAGGCCGGCGGCGCGTTCTCGAGCCTCCTGCAGCAAGGCGACACGCCCGGCGGCTTCTTCGTCGCGAGCGAGAACGTCCCGACCCTCGACGCATATCTGGCGGATTCGGTCGTTCATGCCGCGCTCCCGCCGGGCAAGGAATTCCTTCCGGGCACCGATTCGCAGAACCTCGGCGGCAAGGTTTACAAGGCCTACTATCTGGTCGACGCCAAGCCGATCATCACCGGCGACTACCTCAAGGACGCGCGCCCAAATCAGCAGGCGCTCGAGGGAACGGTCGTCGAGTTCACGTTGAGCAACGAAGGTGGCCGTCGCTTCCGCAATGAGACGGGCAAGCACATCGGCGACTACATGGCGATCATCCTCGACGATCGCGTCCAGGGTCGGCCGCCGGTGATTCAGAGCGCGATTTCGACGCGTGGGCAGATCACGATGGGCGGCAAGTCTCTCGCCGACGCCCAGGACCTGGCGCTCGTCTTGCGAGCCGGTGCATTGCCGGTTCCGCTTCGCGTCGCCGAAGTGCGTAGCATCGGACCGAGCCTCGGTCAGGATTCGATCAACAAAGGATTGCGCGCCTCGCTGATCGCGGTGGCGCTCGTCGTGATCATCATGCTCGTGTACTACCGCTTTTCCGGATTCCTCGCCGTCGCCGCGCTCGCGCTGTACGTGCTCTACACGCTGGCTGCGCTCGCTGGCTTCGACGCCGTGCTGACGCTGCCGGGAATCGCGGGGTTCGTACTCTCGATCGGCATCGCGGTGGACGCCAACGTGCTGATCTTCGAGCGCATTCGAGAGGAGCTCGCGCGAGGAAAGACGGTCCGGACCGCCATCGACGAGGGCTTCCGCCACGCCATGCCGGCGATCGTCGACTCGAACGTGTCCACGATCCTCACCGCCGCGGTACTCTACCAGTACGGCACCGGGCCCGTGAAGGGCTTCGCCGTGACGCTCATCGCGGGCATCGCCGCTTCGCTGTTCACGTCGATCTTCGTCGTGCGCACCTTCTACATCATCTGGCTCAACCGCTCCCGCGGCGCCCAGGCACTGAGCATCTAA